The Candidatus Manganitrophus noduliformans genome includes a window with the following:
- the ntrB gene encoding nitrate ABC transporter permease, protein MEKVEMEVVFQATEEAIRGAEEKPAPGPEITARKRRFRFPRLDRLILPLLVFAIVFGIWEAISRTVAPMLPGPIKTFTHSWDLIRDPFFDRGPNDMGLGWQLLYSLGRVAVGFGLAAAVGIPVGFLVGAVPAFHRAVNPLIQILRPVSPLAWLPIGLATFKAANPAAFFVIFITAIWPIVLNTAFGVQKIPADYISVARILKLSPWRRFTKILLPATLPYTFTGLKISVGIAWLVIVAAEMLTGGIGIGFFVWDEWNNLSLEHIILAIFVIGIVGLILDNAMGWLGRRFDYEVR, encoded by the coding sequence ATGGAGAAGGTGGAGATGGAGGTGGTGTTCCAAGCGACAGAAGAGGCGATCCGCGGGGCGGAGGAGAAACCGGCGCCGGGTCCGGAGATCACGGCGCGGAAGCGCCGGTTCCGTTTTCCGCGCCTCGATCGGCTGATCCTGCCGCTGCTTGTTTTCGCAATTGTGTTCGGAATTTGGGAGGCGATCAGCCGAACGGTCGCGCCGATGCTCCCCGGGCCGATCAAAACCTTCACGCACAGCTGGGATCTGATCCGCGACCCCTTCTTCGATCGCGGCCCCAACGATATGGGACTCGGCTGGCAGTTGCTCTACAGCTTAGGGCGGGTGGCGGTCGGGTTCGGCTTGGCCGCCGCGGTCGGTATCCCGGTCGGGTTCCTCGTCGGCGCGGTGCCGGCGTTTCACCGGGCCGTCAACCCCCTGATCCAGATTCTAAGGCCGGTTTCGCCCCTCGCCTGGCTTCCGATCGGACTGGCCACCTTCAAAGCGGCCAACCCGGCCGCCTTTTTCGTCATCTTCATCACCGCCATCTGGCCGATCGTCTTGAACACCGCTTTCGGGGTTCAGAAGATCCCGGCCGATTATATTTCGGTGGCGCGCATTCTGAAGCTCTCCCCCTGGCGGCGGTTCACGAAGATTCTCCTGCCGGCGACCCTTCCCTATACCTTTACCGGCCTTAAGATCTCGGTCGGGATCGCCTGGCTCGTGATTGTGGCGGCGGAAATGCTGACCGGCGGAATCGGGATCGGTTTCTTCGTCTGGGATGAGTGGAACAACCTCAGCCTGGAACACATTATCCTGGCGATCTTTGTCATCGGTATCGTCGGCCTGATCTTGGATAACGCCATGGGCTGGCTTGGAAGGAGGTTTGACTATGAAGTGCGATGA
- the cynS gene encoding cyanase, translating into MTKVEAAEAVVLAKSDKKLTWEQIAAEVGMSPVWTTSACLGQNSMPKEVADKLCKFLNLGPEVSAALQAFPYKGSETVVPTDPLIYRLYEIVQVYGPTLKELIHEKFGDGIMSAIDFTMHVEKVPDPKGDRVKLTMNGKFLPYKMW; encoded by the coding sequence ATGACGAAAGTCGAAGCCGCCGAGGCGGTCGTCTTGGCAAAAAGCGACAAAAAACTAACCTGGGAGCAAATCGCCGCGGAGGTCGGCATGTCACCCGTCTGGACCACGTCGGCCTGTTTGGGCCAGAACAGCATGCCGAAGGAGGTTGCGGACAAGCTCTGCAAGTTCCTGAACCTCGGCCCCGAAGTTTCCGCCGCGCTGCAGGCGTTTCCTTACAAGGGATCGGAGACGGTGGTGCCGACCGATCCCCTCATCTACCGCCTTTACGAAATCGTTCAGGTCTACGGACCGACGCTGAAGGAGCTGATCCATGAAAAGTTCGGCGACGGGATCATGAGCGCCATCGACTTTACCATGCATGTCGAAAAGGTGCCCGATCCGAAGGGAGATCGCGTCAAGCTGACGATGAACGGGAAGTTCCTTCCTTACAAGATGTGGTAG
- a CDS encoding helix-turn-helix transcriptional regulator, translated as MTRVPSDLTKHELVTVLELIHASLSVNTEEEFKSLLSRVEALIPSTHTIICLGKIDAETRFQSFMKMVNISYPLDWIRLYTKEDYSEVDPILQSHYGRFKTQIWSETYRQATSPGELKFIRDADTFGLSEGITLGVACHRRSVGSIFSFAGQSMSDHTRHATILEYLVPHLHVALMRTLSPSSTQNPDLSHREREVLDWMKEGKTSWEISHILHISERTVNFHVQNILSKLQASTRGHAIALALQQGLIGP; from the coding sequence ATGACTCGCGTCCCTTCCGATTTGACTAAACATGAACTGGTCACCGTTCTAGAGTTGATTCATGCCTCCCTGAGCGTCAATACCGAAGAAGAATTTAAATCCCTCCTCTCCCGCGTCGAAGCGCTCATTCCCTCTACACATACGATCATTTGCCTTGGAAAGATCGACGCCGAAACCCGTTTTCAAAGCTTCATGAAAATGGTCAACATCAGTTACCCCCTTGACTGGATCCGCCTCTATACGAAAGAGGATTATTCGGAAGTCGATCCGATTCTTCAGTCCCATTATGGTCGATTTAAGACTCAGATCTGGTCGGAAACCTATCGACAAGCCACCTCCCCAGGCGAGCTAAAATTTATTAGAGATGCGGACACATTCGGCCTATCGGAGGGGATTACGCTCGGGGTCGCCTGTCACCGAAGAAGTGTCGGGAGCATCTTCTCCTTCGCGGGCCAATCGATGTCGGATCATACCCGTCACGCCACGATACTCGAATACCTTGTGCCTCACCTTCATGTCGCGCTGATGCGAACCCTTTCCCCCTCCTCCACCCAAAATCCGGATCTCTCACATCGCGAGCGGGAGGTTCTGGACTGGATGAAGGAAGGGAAAACGAGCTGGGAAATCTCCCATATCTTACATATCAGCGAACGGACAGTGAATTTTCATGTCCAAAATATTCTTTCAAAACTTCAGGCTTCGACCCGTGGACACGCCATTGCCCTGGCGCTACAGCAGGGGCTGATTGGACCGTAG
- a CDS encoding CmpA/NrtA family ABC transporter substrate-binding protein, translating to MKKEEHFHLQNPHNHDPAPAGPEEALDRAVEGAVVRAVLRHTPLSRRRFIGMLGQGTIAALIAQFLPLAAVKAAAKDKSGPLEKTALKIGFVPITCATPIIMAGPMGFYKRYGLDVALLKTAGWAVMRDKAIAKEYEAEHMLTPMPLAITLGAGSPAVPFVMPAVENINGQAITLHIKHKDKRDPKQWKGFKFAVPFDYSMHNFLLRYYLAEHGLDPDKDVEIRVLPPPEMVANLRIENLDGYLSPDPFNQRAVFDKVGFIHLLTKEIWDGHPCCAFAASREFVTANPNTFGALLKAIVDATHFSSKHENRKEIAAAIAPKAYLNQPLPVVEQVLTGKYDDGLGKEHHVPDRIDFNPFPWHSMGVWILTQMKRWGYIKGDIDYKAVAERVYLASECGEKMKEIGYPPPGSTYQNHTIMNKVFDPGKPEEYIKSFSIKRI from the coding sequence ATGAAAAAGGAGGAGCATTTCCATCTGCAAAACCCTCACAATCATGACCCGGCTCCGGCCGGACCTGAGGAGGCGCTCGATCGCGCCGTCGAGGGGGCCGTCGTCCGGGCGGTGCTCCGCCACACGCCGCTCAGCCGCCGGCGGTTCATCGGCATGCTCGGCCAGGGGACGATCGCCGCGCTGATCGCGCAATTTCTCCCGCTGGCGGCGGTGAAGGCGGCCGCCAAAGATAAGAGCGGTCCCTTGGAGAAGACGGCGTTGAAAATCGGCTTTGTGCCGATCACCTGCGCCACCCCGATTATCATGGCCGGGCCGATGGGGTTCTACAAACGTTACGGCCTCGATGTCGCGCTGCTCAAAACCGCCGGGTGGGCGGTGATGCGCGACAAGGCGATCGCCAAGGAGTACGAGGCGGAGCATATGTTGACCCCGATGCCGCTGGCGATCACTTTGGGGGCCGGCTCCCCCGCCGTCCCGTTCGTCATGCCGGCGGTGGAGAACATCAACGGCCAGGCGATTACCCTTCACATCAAACATAAAGATAAAAGAGACCCAAAGCAGTGGAAAGGATTTAAATTCGCCGTGCCGTTCGACTACTCGATGCACAACTTCCTCCTCCGCTACTATCTCGCGGAGCATGGCCTCGACCCGGACAAAGATGTGGAGATCCGGGTGCTGCCGCCGCCGGAGATGGTCGCCAACCTCCGGATCGAAAATCTCGACGGCTACCTCTCTCCCGACCCGTTCAACCAGCGGGCCGTTTTCGACAAGGTCGGATTTATTCATCTGCTGACCAAAGAGATCTGGGACGGGCATCCCTGCTGCGCCTTTGCGGCGAGCCGGGAGTTTGTAACCGCCAACCCGAACACCTTCGGCGCCCTGCTGAAAGCGATCGTCGATGCCACCCACTTTTCGTCGAAGCATGAAAACCGCAAAGAGATCGCCGCCGCCATCGCGCCGAAGGCGTATCTCAATCAGCCGCTGCCGGTGGTGGAGCAGGTGTTGACCGGAAAATATGACGACGGCCTCGGCAAGGAGCATCATGTTCCCGACCGGATCGACTTCAATCCCTTCCCCTGGCATTCGATGGGGGTCTGGATTCTGACCCAGATGAAGCGGTGGGGGTACATCAAAGGGGACATCGATTACAAAGCGGTGGCGGAGCGGGTCTATCTCGCCTCGGAGTGCGGCGAGAAGATGAAAGAGATCGGTTACCCTCCGCCGGGCAGCACCTACCAGAACCACACGATCATGAACAAAGTCTTCGATCCCGGAAAACCGGAAGAGTATATCAAGAGCTTCAGCATTAAGAGGATATAG
- a CDS encoding ABC transporter ATP-binding protein encodes MKCDEATGQDLIKRIETNYLEISRIGKTFEGANGVYPAVQGIDLKIRKGEFVTLIGHSGCGKSTLLSMVAGLITPSEGVIVLEGKEIDGPGPDRGVVFQSHALLPWLTCAENIALAVESVFPRMSRKEQKDRVGHFLDMVGLTEAAQKRPAELSGGMRQRVGIARALAIRPKVLLLDEPFGALDALTRGHLQDELLRIWEKFGTTVLMVTHDVDEALLLSDRVVMMTRGPAATIGRIVPIPFRRPRSRMELVRQSGYQHWKGEILEFLYGEGDAKRRLDGGDSHKSDALAEGAALVSKADK; translated from the coding sequence ATGAAGTGCGATGAAGCAACCGGTCAGGATTTGATTAAACGGATCGAGACCAATTATCTCGAGATCAGCCGGATCGGCAAGACCTTCGAGGGGGCCAACGGCGTTTATCCCGCGGTTCAGGGAATCGACCTCAAGATCCGCAAGGGGGAGTTCGTGACCCTGATCGGCCACTCCGGCTGCGGAAAGAGCACCCTCTTGTCGATGGTGGCCGGCCTGATTACACCGAGCGAAGGGGTCATTGTCTTGGAGGGAAAGGAGATCGACGGGCCGGGACCCGACCGGGGGGTGGTTTTTCAGAGCCATGCCTTGCTTCCATGGCTGACTTGTGCCGAGAACATTGCCCTCGCCGTCGAGTCGGTTTTTCCCCGGATGAGCCGGAAGGAGCAAAAAGATCGGGTCGGCCATTTCCTTGACATGGTTGGCCTGACCGAGGCGGCGCAGAAGCGGCCGGCCGAGCTCTCGGGCGGAATGCGCCAGCGGGTCGGGATCGCCCGGGCCCTCGCCATCCGGCCGAAAGTGCTCCTCCTCGACGAGCCGTTCGGCGCGCTCGACGCGCTGACCCGGGGGCATCTTCAAGACGAGCTGCTCCGGATCTGGGAAAAATTCGGAACGACCGTCTTGATGGTGACGCACGATGTCGACGAGGCGCTGTTGCTCTCCGACCGGGTCGTCATGATGACCCGGGGGCCCGCCGCCACGATCGGCCGGATCGTGCCGATTCCTTTCCGCCGTCCCCGGTCGCGGATGGAGCTGGTCCGCCAGTCGGGCTATCAGCATTGGAAGGGAGAGATCCTTGAGTTTCTCTACGGCGAGGGGGACGCCAAGCGACGATTGGACGGAGGCGATTCTCATAAAAGCGATGCATTGGCGGAAGGCGCTGCGCTCGTTTCAAAGGCGGATAAATAA
- a CDS encoding CmpA/NrtA family ABC transporter substrate-binding protein, with amino-acid sequence MPTSSNKKNEITRRHFLGAAGLSALGVLLSGLPPLTGGLFAGTGDTPETAKLKVGFIPLTDCASVVMAYELGLYKKYGLEVIVSKEASWAGVRDKLTIGELQASHILYGMPYASTLGITGAEGQKKEMIIPMAINHNGQAITLSADLKKKGVNTLADLKKQIDADKGKRTYTFAMTFPPGTHAMWMRYWLAAGGIDPDNDIKLITIPPPQMVANMRIGNMDGFCVGEPWNARAIFDGIGWTAITTQQLWKNHPEKVLGMTKEFAEKNPKTVQALLMAIIEASQHLDKMENRAKVAEIISRKEYVNAPTEVFLGRIQGKIDYGDGKTVDDPDYMKFYRDGEVTFPCKSHGLWFLTQHRRWGFIDKPIDYKKVVDQVNRTDLYREAAKKLGIPVPKEEYKKETLFDGIEFDPADPEGYVQKFKIRRS; translated from the coding sequence ATGCCAACATCATCAAATAAGAAGAACGAGATCACCCGACGGCATTTTCTCGGCGCCGCCGGACTTTCGGCGCTCGGGGTGCTTCTTTCGGGTCTCCCGCCCCTGACCGGCGGACTTTTCGCCGGAACCGGCGACACCCCGGAGACGGCCAAGCTGAAGGTCGGATTCATTCCTTTGACCGATTGCGCCTCGGTCGTCATGGCGTACGAGCTGGGACTTTATAAAAAATACGGCCTGGAGGTGATCGTCTCGAAGGAAGCTTCGTGGGCGGGGGTTCGGGACAAATTGACGATCGGCGAGCTTCAGGCGTCTCACATCCTCTATGGGATGCCGTATGCCTCCACCCTCGGGATCACCGGGGCCGAGGGGCAGAAAAAAGAGATGATCATCCCGATGGCGATCAATCACAACGGCCAGGCGATCACGTTGAGCGCCGATTTAAAGAAAAAAGGGGTGAACACGCTCGCCGATCTGAAGAAGCAGATCGACGCCGATAAGGGAAAGCGGACCTACACCTTTGCGATGACCTTCCCGCCCGGAACCCACGCGATGTGGATGCGCTACTGGCTCGCCGCGGGGGGGATCGACCCGGACAACGATATCAAGCTGATCACTATCCCCCCGCCCCAAATGGTCGCCAACATGCGGATCGGAAACATGGACGGCTTCTGCGTCGGGGAGCCGTGGAATGCGCGGGCGATCTTCGACGGCATCGGCTGGACCGCCATCACGACACAGCAGCTCTGGAAAAATCATCCCGAGAAGGTGCTGGGGATGACGAAGGAGTTTGCGGAGAAAAATCCGAAGACGGTCCAGGCGCTGCTGATGGCGATCATCGAGGCCTCTCAACACCTCGACAAGATGGAGAACCGTGCCAAGGTTGCGGAGATCATCAGCCGCAAGGAATATGTCAACGCGCCGACCGAGGTCTTCTTGGGGCGGATCCAGGGGAAGATCGACTACGGCGACGGGAAGACGGTCGACGATCCCGACTATATGAAGTTCTACCGCGACGGCGAGGTCACTTTCCCCTGCAAATCGCACGGCCTCTGGTTTCTGACGCAGCACCGCCGCTGGGGATTCATCGACAAGCCGATCGACTATAAGAAAGTGGTCGATCAGGTCAACCGGACCGATCTCTACCGGGAAGCGGCCAAAAAACTCGGCATCCCGGTTCCGAAGGAGGAGTACAAGAAGGAGACCCTTTTCGACGGGATCGAGTTCGACCCGGCCGACCCGGAGGGATATGTCCAAAAGTTTAAGATTCGGAGGAGTTGA
- a CDS encoding HPP family protein, translated as MKPHYATVGEIKKTNTLSAREETSAFDIALALLESGFHGMPIVNSKDQVVGKVSEIDLIKALMEGKDLKETTAGKVMKICPVVIDEATPLEEVAHYMMQFHLFRIPVVDEENHLVGTVTRHDVLRGWMGALGLTQEGFWG; from the coding sequence ATGAAGCCGCACTACGCCACCGTGGGGGAGATCAAAAAGACGAATACATTATCGGCCCGGGAGGAGACGTCCGCATTCGATATCGCCCTGGCTCTCTTGGAGTCGGGCTTTCACGGAATGCCGATCGTCAATTCGAAAGACCAAGTGGTCGGAAAGGTAAGCGAGATCGATCTGATCAAAGCGCTGATGGAGGGGAAAGATCTCAAGGAAACAACGGCAGGCAAGGTAATGAAGATCTGCCCCGTTGTGATCGATGAGGCGACTCCCCTCGAAGAGGTGGCCCATTACATGATGCAGTTTCACCTTTTTCGGATCCCGGTGGTCGATGAAGAGAATCATCTTGTCGGAACGGTGACCCGGCACGATGTCCTGCGAGGATGGATGGGGGCATTAGGGTTGACACAAGAAGGTTTTTGGGGCTGA